In Alkalihalobacterium alkalinitrilicum, a genomic segment contains:
- the ypeB gene encoding germination protein YpeB, translating to MIRSIMIGVLALGIIATSYWGFTEHQQNAMLANNVEGGYQRAFHTLVFHVDQLEDDLGTVLAMNTKRHMSPKLADIWRVTSHAQSEIGQLPLGMMEINEAEKFLHDLGTFSYKTAVRDLEKEPLTDDEYDTLEHLYDISKDIRNELRKAQASLLRNNMLWMDIDQEFQAMNEPLDNTVINGFDHVNEMVKGYSETDWGAGFSQMNVFNDEDLAERLNGEKITEEEARQKALEFIGIEENVEVQVAETGEGLAYKAYSLTIDDPNHETNYYMDITESGGHVLWFLQHRDIAEQNISLNEAAENAKQFLEENGIEGMQLVESKQYDSIGVFEFIYLDDNVRVYADHIVIEVALDDGDVIAYEAEDYLLNHRDDREIDQPNLTKEDARKYINGKLNVMDDHVAIIVNDLGEEVLCYEFYGVIDNDTYRIFINAEDGEEERVEKLDQAEPVYELA from the coding sequence ATGATTCGTTCTATTATGATTGGAGTATTAGCACTAGGAATTATTGCGACATCTTATTGGGGTTTTACTGAACATCAGCAAAATGCAATGCTTGCAAATAATGTAGAAGGTGGTTATCAGCGCGCATTCCATACTCTTGTATTTCACGTTGATCAGCTAGAGGATGATTTAGGAACAGTGTTAGCAATGAATACGAAGCGACACATGTCACCTAAGCTAGCTGATATCTGGAGGGTCACTTCGCATGCTCAAAGTGAAATAGGACAGCTCCCTCTAGGAATGATGGAAATTAATGAAGCCGAAAAATTTTTACATGATTTAGGGACCTTCAGTTACAAAACAGCCGTACGCGATTTAGAAAAGGAACCGTTAACAGACGACGAATATGATACACTTGAACATTTGTATGATATATCTAAAGACATTCGAAATGAATTAAGGAAAGCGCAAGCATCATTATTAAGAAATAATATGCTATGGATGGACATTGATCAAGAGTTTCAAGCGATGAATGAACCGTTAGACAATACCGTAATAAACGGATTTGATCATGTAAATGAGATGGTAAAAGGTTACAGTGAGACTGATTGGGGAGCAGGTTTTTCCCAAATGAACGTATTTAATGATGAAGATCTAGCGGAAAGGCTGAATGGTGAAAAAATTACCGAGGAAGAAGCTAGACAAAAAGCGTTAGAATTCATTGGAATTGAAGAAAATGTAGAGGTACAAGTAGCGGAAACTGGTGAGGGATTAGCTTATAAAGCTTATAGTCTAACCATTGATGATCCAAATCACGAGACTAATTACTATATGGATATAACTGAAAGTGGCGGGCATGTCCTTTGGTTCCTTCAACACCGAGACATTGCCGAGCAAAACATTAGTTTAAATGAAGCTGCTGAAAATGCAAAACAGTTTCTAGAGGAAAATGGAATTGAAGGAATGCAACTTGTTGAGAGTAAGCAATACGACTCTATTGGAGTGTTTGAATTTATTTATTTAGATGACAATGTCCGTGTATATGCTGACCACATCGTTATTGAAGTTGCATTAGATGATGGTGATGTGATTGCCTATGAAGCAGAGGATTATTTATTAAATCACCGAGATGATCGTGAAATTGATCAGCCGAATTTAACTAAAGAAGATGCGAGAAAGTATATAAATGGAAAGCTTAATGTGATGGATGACCATGTTGCGATTATTGTTAATGATTTAGGCGAAGAGGTACTTTGTTATGAGTTTTATGGCGTGATTGATAACGATACGTATCGCATCTTTATTAATGCTGAAGATGGCGAAGAAGAAAGAGTAGAAAAATTAGATCAGGCTGAACCTGTATATGAACTTGCATAA
- a CDS encoding cell wall hydrolase: MKRLANKLKYPLVSIMCFVIVFGGVLQPTAQAFTDQVIQQGATGDDVVELQARLQYIGFYKNKIDGVYGWSTYWAVRNYQNEFGLDVDGLVGPQMKEMLERSTNFDKEFVHRALNEGRSFTHYGTTPLDIQKGPKGSRGQKAQQKAEPKARQQAQPDPQAQQRREQQTQKDPAQPAPETPEPTPETPEPTPETPEPTPETPEPTPETPSPEPTPETPSPEPTPETPAEPAPTPAEEPAPEEPVPAEETPEAPAGDEPNIEQAMNVPDGFSDNDIQLMSQCVYAEARGEPYVGMVAVAAVILNRVNSPDFPNTISEVIYEPRAFEPVANGEIYNNPSEEARRAVMDALNGQDPTGHALYFFNPATARSPWVWSRPQIKTIGKHVFAK; the protein is encoded by the coding sequence ATGAAGAGATTGGCGAACAAGTTAAAATACCCCCTTGTTTCAATAATGTGCTTTGTTATCGTGTTCGGGGGTGTTCTACAGCCAACAGCTCAAGCATTTACAGACCAAGTGATCCAGCAAGGAGCAACTGGGGATGATGTAGTTGAGCTTCAAGCAAGACTTCAATACATTGGATTTTATAAAAATAAGATCGATGGAGTTTATGGATGGAGCACGTATTGGGCTGTCCGTAACTACCAAAATGAGTTTGGGCTTGATGTAGATGGCCTAGTTGGTCCACAAATGAAAGAAATGCTAGAACGTTCAACAAATTTCGATAAAGAGTTTGTTCATCGTGCTTTAAACGAAGGGCGTTCTTTCACTCATTATGGAACGACACCATTAGATATTCAAAAGGGTCCAAAAGGAAGTCGTGGACAAAAAGCTCAACAAAAAGCAGAACCAAAGGCGCGTCAACAAGCTCAGCCAGATCCACAAGCACAACAAAGACGGGAACAACAAACACAGAAGGATCCAGCACAACCAGCACCAGAAACACCTGAACCAACACCAGAAACACCTGAACCAACACCAGAAACACCTGAACCAACACCAGAAACACCTGAACCAACACCAGAAACACCGAGTCCAGAACCAACACCAGAAACACCGAGTCCAGAACCAACACCAGAAACGCCAGCAGAACCAGCGCCTACACCAGCTGAAGAGCCAGCACCAGAGGAACCAGTACCTGCTGAAGAAACACCAGAAGCACCAGCAGGGGATGAACCAAATATTGAACAAGCGATGAATGTTCCCGATGGTTTTAGCGACAATGATATTCAACTTATGTCACAGTGTGTTTATGCTGAAGCACGTGGTGAGCCTTATGTTGGGATGGTAGCAGTAGCAGCTGTTATTCTTAATCGTGTAAATAGTCCAGATTTTCCTAATACAATCTCTGAAGTTATTTATGAACCGCGTGCATTTGAACCAGTTGCAAACGGTGAAATTTACAATAACCCTAGTGAAGAAGCAAGAAGAGCAGTAATGGATGCACTCAATGGTCAAGACCCGACAGGACATGCATTGTACTTTTTTAATCCAGCGACAGCCAGATCTCCTTGGGTATGGTCAAGACCTCAAATTAAGACAATCGGGAAACATGTATTTGCTAAATAG
- the metH gene encoding methionine synthase, with amino-acid sequence MGKNKFEQQLEKKILVLDGAMGTMLQDANLTAEDFGGEEYEGCNEYLNITAPHVIEYIHRAYFEAGADIVETNTFGATDIVLEDYDLQHLAEELNIKAAQIAKKVAEEFSTSEHPRFVAGAMGPTTKSLSVTGGVTFDQLIKAYEQQVIGLIKGGVDVLLLETSQDTRNVKAAYLGIERAFKQLNVKMPILVSGTIEPMGTTLAGQNIEAFYLSIEHMTPTVVGLNCATGPEFMQDHIRSLSDLATSYVSCYPNAGLPDEDGKYHETPESLTKKLTAFAEKGWLNLVGGCCGTTPAHIKAMSEAMKSYQPRKLNEGHPHAVSGIEPLVYDESMRPLFVGERTNVIGSRKFKNLIADGLYEEASEIARSQVKKGAHIIDICLADPDREEKEDMEHFLKYVVNKVKVPLMIDSTDEEVLELALTYSQGKAIINSINLEDGEERFEKVIPLVHRYGAAVVVGTIDEEGMAVTAKRKLEVAKRSYDLLVNKYGLQPSDIIFDPLVFPVGTGDEQYIGSAKETVEGIRLIKEALPECLTILGVSNVSFGLPQVGREVLNAVYLYHCTQAGLDYAIVNTEKLERYASIPENEKQLSDKLLFDTNDETLAEFTAFYRVKKVEKKVQTSNLSLEERLASYIVEGTKEGLIEDLKQALEKYTEPLDIINGPLMNGMDEVGRLFNNNELIVAEVLQSAEVMKASVAFLEQYMEKKSGDNGKGKILLATVKGDVHDIGKNLVEIILGNNGFKIVNLGIKVTSNELIEAVKRENPDAIGLSGLLVKSAQQMVLTAQDLKEQNISIPILVGGAALTRKFTDNRISREYDGVVLYAKDAMNGLDLANKLVKEDELKKLEEDKQTKLQQVGNEETEKKNKVTTELPRSKVSQVVPIHKPNDLQPHILKEYKISHLEPYINLQMLLGKHLGLHGKVSRLLAEGDEKAHTLKDKVDSLLYEAKTNGLLQARGMYQFFPAQSKGNDIIIYDPQDEKTEIERFSFPRQNHEPFLCLADYVRSIDSGEMDYVGFLAVTAGIGVREKAMKAKDEGDYLFSHLIQATALELAEGFAERTHQLIRDQWGFPDPVELTMVDRFSAKYQGVRVSFGYPACPNLEDQAKLFKLLQPEKIGIKLTEEFMMEPEASVTAMVFSHPEGRYFNVLSSL; translated from the coding sequence ATGGGGAAGAACAAGTTTGAACAACAATTAGAGAAAAAAATCCTTGTACTTGATGGTGCAATGGGTACAATGCTTCAAGATGCGAACTTAACTGCTGAGGACTTTGGTGGGGAAGAGTATGAAGGTTGTAATGAGTACTTAAACATCACGGCCCCTCATGTCATTGAATATATTCACCGTGCTTATTTTGAAGCAGGAGCCGATATAGTTGAGACAAACACATTTGGCGCAACCGATATCGTACTAGAAGATTATGATTTACAGCACTTAGCTGAAGAATTAAATATAAAAGCCGCGCAAATTGCAAAAAAAGTAGCGGAAGAGTTTTCTACATCAGAACATCCTCGCTTTGTTGCAGGTGCGATGGGACCAACAACAAAATCATTATCCGTCACAGGTGGAGTAACGTTTGATCAGCTCATTAAAGCGTATGAACAGCAAGTCATTGGTCTTATTAAAGGTGGCGTCGATGTTTTATTACTTGAAACAAGTCAAGATACAAGAAACGTTAAAGCAGCTTATTTAGGAATTGAGCGTGCATTTAAACAATTAAATGTGAAGATGCCTATCCTAGTTTCGGGGACGATTGAACCAATGGGAACGACATTGGCAGGTCAAAATATTGAGGCATTTTATTTGTCCATTGAGCATATGACACCTACAGTTGTTGGACTAAACTGTGCGACAGGCCCAGAGTTCATGCAAGATCATATTCGCTCGCTGTCAGACTTGGCAACATCATATGTCAGCTGCTATCCAAATGCTGGGCTACCAGATGAAGACGGTAAATACCATGAAACACCAGAATCACTTACGAAAAAGCTAACGGCATTTGCAGAAAAAGGTTGGTTAAATTTAGTAGGCGGGTGCTGTGGAACGACACCGGCACATATAAAAGCAATGTCAGAAGCTATGAAGTCATATCAACCTAGAAAGTTAAATGAGGGGCATCCTCATGCGGTTTCTGGAATTGAACCATTAGTGTATGATGAGAGTATGAGACCACTATTTGTCGGCGAGAGAACAAATGTAATAGGGTCAAGGAAGTTTAAAAACTTAATTGCCGATGGGCTTTATGAGGAGGCGTCTGAAATAGCGCGTTCACAGGTCAAAAAAGGAGCCCATATTATTGATATTTGTTTGGCGGACCCTGACCGAGAAGAAAAAGAAGATATGGAACACTTTTTAAAGTATGTTGTAAACAAAGTGAAAGTTCCATTAATGATTGATTCAACCGATGAAGAAGTACTTGAACTCGCTCTGACGTATTCACAAGGAAAGGCGATTATTAATTCGATTAACTTAGAAGATGGCGAAGAGCGATTTGAGAAAGTGATTCCGCTAGTACATCGTTACGGTGCTGCGGTTGTTGTTGGGACGATTGATGAAGAAGGTATGGCCGTTACAGCGAAACGGAAGCTAGAGGTAGCTAAGCGTTCTTATGATTTATTAGTCAATAAATATGGCTTACAACCGAGTGATATCATTTTTGACCCACTCGTTTTTCCAGTAGGTACTGGGGATGAACAATATATTGGTTCTGCTAAAGAAACGGTAGAAGGGATACGATTAATTAAAGAAGCTCTTCCTGAATGTCTGACAATCCTTGGGGTAAGTAATGTATCTTTCGGCTTGCCACAGGTTGGTAGGGAAGTGTTAAATGCTGTTTATTTATATCATTGTACGCAAGCCGGTTTGGATTATGCGATCGTCAATACAGAAAAACTAGAACGCTATGCTTCCATTCCAGAAAACGAAAAACAACTTTCAGATAAATTGTTATTTGATACGAATGATGAAACATTAGCAGAATTTACTGCTTTTTATCGTGTGAAAAAAGTGGAAAAGAAAGTTCAAACTTCAAACTTATCACTTGAAGAACGATTAGCGAGCTATATCGTTGAGGGAACAAAAGAGGGGTTAATTGAAGATTTAAAGCAAGCATTAGAAAAATATACTGAGCCATTAGATATTATTAATGGTCCATTAATGAACGGTATGGATGAAGTTGGGCGTTTGTTTAATAACAACGAGTTGATTGTTGCCGAAGTTCTCCAAAGTGCTGAAGTGATGAAAGCATCAGTTGCTTTTCTTGAGCAATATATGGAGAAAAAATCAGGTGATAATGGTAAAGGGAAAATTCTCCTTGCAACTGTTAAAGGAGATGTCCATGACATTGGTAAAAACCTCGTTGAAATTATTCTAGGGAACAATGGCTTTAAAATTGTGAATTTAGGAATTAAAGTAACTTCCAATGAACTTATTGAGGCAGTTAAGCGAGAAAATCCAGATGCGATTGGTTTATCAGGTTTATTAGTAAAATCAGCTCAACAAATGGTCCTCACTGCACAAGACTTAAAAGAACAAAACATTTCGATTCCGATTCTTGTAGGTGGTGCGGCATTAACGAGAAAATTCACCGATAATCGAATTTCACGAGAGTACGATGGTGTCGTTCTCTATGCAAAAGATGCGATGAACGGTCTTGATTTAGCAAACAAATTGGTAAAAGAAGATGAATTAAAAAAGCTAGAAGAAGACAAGCAGACGAAGTTACAGCAAGTCGGAAATGAAGAAACAGAAAAGAAAAACAAAGTAACAACAGAGCTTCCACGCTCAAAAGTATCTCAAGTTGTCCCTATTCACAAGCCGAATGATCTGCAACCGCATATTTTAAAGGAGTATAAGATCTCACATCTTGAACCGTATATTAATTTACAAATGCTTCTTGGTAAACATTTAGGGCTACACGGAAAAGTAAGTCGTCTTCTTGCTGAGGGAGATGAAAAGGCGCATACATTAAAAGATAAAGTCGATAGTTTACTTTATGAAGCGAAAACTAATGGATTATTGCAAGCGCGTGGAATGTATCAATTTTTTCCAGCACAAAGTAAGGGTAATGACATTATCATTTATGACCCTCAAGATGAAAAGACGGAAATCGAACGGTTTTCTTTCCCTCGTCAAAATCATGAGCCGTTCTTATGTCTAGCTGATTACGTAAGGTCTATCGATAGTGGAGAAATGGATTATGTCGGCTTCTTAGCAGTAACGGCAGGTATCGGAGTTCGTGAAAAAGCGATGAAAGCTAAAGATGAGGGCGATTATTTATTTAGTCACTTGATTCAAGCGACAGCACTTGAATTAGCGGAAGGGTTTGCTGAACGAACACATCAATTGATACGAGATCAATGGGGTTTTCCTGATCCAGTTGAATTGACAATGGTAGATCGTTTTTCAGCAAAATACCAAGGTGTTCGAGTTTCCTTTGGTTACCCAGCTTGTCCGAATTTAGAAGACCAAGCAAAATTATTTAAATTACTTCAGCCAGAAAAAATCGGTATCAAGTTAACAGAAGAATTCATGATGGAACCTGAAGCTTCCGTTACGGCGATGGTGTTTAGTCACCCAGAAGGACGTTATTTTAACGTACTATCTTCTTTATAA
- a CDS encoding bifunctional homocysteine S-methyltransferase/methylenetetrahydrofolate reductase: protein MDFLDALKERILIGDGAIGTLLYSKGITESCFEHLNITAEDKVYEVHEEYLQAGANVIQTNTYAANSIKLANYGLEQKVTELNVKGVEIAKKAVRNLEAYVLATVGGISGLQTKNVTQEEIMSSFDKQLDALLSANPDGLLFETFYSLDELKSVIKIARAKTDKPIVAQVALGDIGVLYGGTPVSEALKTLIDTGANIVGLNCRMGPYHMIRSLEDVPLYDNAFLSCYPNASLPDYEDGRFYYQSNPNYFGENALRFREQGVRLLGGCCGTTPEHIRTMAKALKEYPPITEKDIKKKQLVIQVSKDRKDKEIPIDEIAKKRTAIIVELDPPKQLHVNKFLDGAKALHEAGVDAVTLADNSLASPRVDNMALGALMHSQVGVRPLVHLTCRDRNLIGLQSHLMGLHTLGMNQVLAITGDPTKVGDFPGASSVYDLTSFDLISLIKQLNDGVSFSGKSLGQQANFTVGAAFNPNVRSLEKAVIRMEKKITAGADYFMTQPVYSEQQIVDVYEATRHIKKPIYIGIMPLTSSRNAEFLHNEVPGIKLTEDIRKRMAACGEDKARAEIEGLKIATSLIDKAIKYFNGIYLITPFLRYEMTVTLTQYIHEQVKRTNSLQNQV, encoded by the coding sequence ATGGATTTTCTTGATGCGCTAAAAGAACGGATATTAATAGGAGATGGGGCGATAGGAACCCTTCTCTATTCAAAAGGAATTACGGAAAGTTGCTTTGAACATTTAAACATAACGGCTGAAGATAAAGTGTACGAAGTCCATGAGGAGTATCTTCAAGCAGGAGCAAACGTCATTCAAACAAATACGTATGCTGCGAACTCAATCAAACTAGCAAACTATGGGTTAGAACAAAAGGTAACAGAGCTGAACGTAAAAGGTGTTGAAATTGCGAAAAAGGCTGTTCGTAACCTTGAAGCTTATGTACTTGCAACCGTTGGAGGAATTTCGGGCCTACAAACGAAAAATGTTACTCAAGAAGAAATAATGAGCAGTTTTGATAAACAATTAGATGCATTGTTAAGTGCAAATCCTGATGGATTATTATTTGAGACGTTTTATAGTTTAGATGAGTTAAAAAGTGTTATTAAGATAGCGAGAGCTAAGACAGATAAACCAATTGTCGCTCAAGTGGCACTTGGGGATATTGGTGTTTTATATGGAGGGACTCCTGTCAGTGAGGCACTTAAAACACTCATCGATACAGGTGCTAATATCGTTGGGCTCAATTGTCGAATGGGACCTTATCATATGATACGATCGTTAGAAGATGTACCGCTATACGATAATGCGTTCTTATCTTGTTATCCGAATGCTAGTTTGCCAGATTATGAAGATGGAAGGTTTTATTATCAGTCTAATCCGAACTACTTTGGAGAAAATGCTTTGCGCTTTCGTGAACAAGGGGTTCGCTTACTCGGTGGGTGTTGCGGGACGACTCCCGAACACATTCGAACGATGGCAAAAGCTCTAAAAGAGTACCCACCGATTACGGAAAAAGATATTAAGAAAAAGCAGCTTGTTATTCAAGTAAGCAAAGATCGTAAAGATAAGGAAATACCGATTGATGAAATTGCCAAGAAGAGAACAGCTATTATAGTGGAACTAGACCCTCCTAAACAGTTACACGTCAATAAGTTTCTTGATGGAGCCAAAGCTTTGCATGAGGCTGGTGTAGATGCAGTCACTCTAGCAGACAATTCACTAGCTTCACCTAGAGTTGATAATATGGCATTAGGAGCACTTATGCATTCACAAGTAGGAGTCAGGCCTTTAGTTCACTTGACTTGTCGAGATCGAAATTTAATCGGTCTACAATCTCATTTAATGGGTCTGCATACACTAGGAATGAATCAGGTGTTAGCGATTACGGGAGATCCAACAAAAGTCGGAGATTTTCCTGGAGCTTCATCCGTCTATGATCTAACATCATTTGACTTAATCTCTTTAATTAAGCAACTCAATGATGGCGTTTCTTTTTCAGGGAAATCACTTGGACAACAAGCGAACTTCACAGTAGGTGCAGCATTTAATCCGAATGTACGCTCATTAGAAAAAGCGGTGATCCGAATGGAGAAAAAGATAACAGCTGGTGCGGATTATTTTATGACACAGCCTGTTTATTCTGAACAGCAAATTGTTGATGTGTATGAAGCGACTAGACATATAAAGAAACCAATTTATATTGGGATCATGCCATTAACGAGTTCGAGAAATGCGGAATTCCTTCATAATGAAGTACCAGGTATTAAATTGACAGAGGATATCCGCAAGAGAATGGCGGCTTGTGGTGAGGATAAAGCAAGAGCAGAAATTGAAGGGTTAAAAATTGCGACGTCTCTTATCGATAAGGCTATTAAATATTTTAATGGAATATATTTAATTACTCCTTTCCTTCGTTATGAAATGACAGTAACTTTAACACAATATATACACGAGCAGGTGAAGAGAACTAACTCACTGCAAAATCAAGTATAA
- the metC gene encoding cystathionine beta-lyase — MSEQFSLQTRLLHNNQKVDKETGAVSVPIQHASTFHQFDFDQFGTFDYGRSGNPTRAALEETIAELEGGVRGFAFASGMAAISTAFMLLSKGDHVVVTTDVYGGTFRFVTQVLNRLGIEYTFVDMTNNEEIEASIQENTKVIYVETPSNPTMKITDLREVVALAKKYGCLTFVDNTFMTPALQRPIELGVDVVLHSATKFIGGHSDVIAGLAVVKDEEVGDQLAFLQNSFGSVLGVQDCWLVLRGLKTLHVRMEHSSKAANELALWLKEQPAVERVYYPGLKDHLGYNIQKDQAEGFGAVLSFELKDKEAVRQFVAQVEVPVFAVSLGAVESILSYPATMSHAAMPSAEREQRGISDGLLRLSVGLENVEDIKRDFLNAFESLAITN; from the coding sequence ATGAGTGAACAATTTTCTTTGCAAACGCGCTTACTTCATAATAATCAAAAAGTAGATAAAGAAACGGGAGCGGTAAGTGTTCCAATCCAACATGCTTCAACCTTTCATCAATTTGACTTTGATCAGTTCGGAACCTTTGATTATGGACGTTCAGGAAATCCAACTCGTGCAGCACTAGAGGAAACAATTGCTGAATTAGAAGGCGGCGTGAGGGGGTTTGCATTCGCATCAGGTATGGCGGCGATTTCAACAGCTTTTATGCTTCTTTCAAAAGGAGACCATGTGGTCGTTACGACAGATGTGTATGGGGGTACGTTCCGTTTTGTAACTCAAGTGTTAAACCGTCTGGGTATTGAATATACGTTTGTTGATATGACGAATAATGAGGAAATAGAAGCGAGTATTCAAGAAAATACAAAAGTGATTTACGTTGAAACCCCATCAAATCCGACGATGAAAATCACAGATTTAAGAGAAGTGGTAGCTTTAGCAAAGAAATACGGTTGCTTAACGTTTGTTGACAATACTTTCATGACACCAGCATTACAACGTCCGATTGAACTTGGCGTAGATGTTGTCCTTCATAGTGCGACAAAGTTTATTGGAGGCCATAGTGATGTCATTGCGGGACTTGCTGTTGTTAAAGACGAAGAAGTAGGTGATCAATTAGCATTCTTGCAAAACTCATTCGGTTCGGTGTTAGGGGTGCAAGATTGTTGGCTCGTATTACGAGGTCTTAAGACATTACATGTTCGTATGGAGCATTCGTCAAAGGCTGCAAATGAATTAGCCCTTTGGCTAAAAGAACAACCTGCTGTTGAACGAGTCTATTACCCAGGATTAAAAGATCATTTAGGATATAATATTCAAAAAGACCAAGCAGAAGGTTTTGGAGCTGTATTATCCTTTGAGTTAAAAGATAAAGAGGCAGTAAGACAGTTTGTCGCTCAAGTCGAAGTGCCTGTTTTTGCAGTTAGCCTTGGTGCAGTAGAATCGATCTTATCTTACCCAGCAACGATGTCCCATGCGGCAATGCCAAGTGCAGAACGAGAACAAAGGGGAATTAGCGATGGACTGTTACGATTATCGGTCGGACTAGAAAATGTCGAGGATATTAAAAGAGACTTTTTGAATGCTTTTGAAAGCTTGGCGATCACGAATTAA
- a CDS encoding methionine biosynthesis PLP-dependent protein: MNKEQLETKLVQIGNRLDEHTGTINTPVYFSTAYRHSGIGESTGFDYSRTGNPTRLVLENAIAELEAGDRGFACSSGMSAIQTLFSLFKQGDEILASSDLYGGTYRLFENGWKNWGLSFSYGDPRDIETFEQQINENTKALFIESPTNPLMQEADLKQLGHLARKHNLLFIVDNTFYTPLIQQPLKEGADIVIHSASKYLGGHNDVIAGLIVGKGEELCERIGYFHNGMGGILSPFDSWLLIRGMKTLTLRMEQHQKNAREVAAYLKEHPSVTDVLYPGRGGMLSFRIKEANWVNPFLQQLKLISFAESLGGVESLMTYPTTQTHADMPEEVRFANGVCDRLLRFSVGIENSQDLIADLDQAFNHVSL; this comes from the coding sequence ATGAATAAAGAGCAACTAGAAACGAAACTAGTACAAATTGGAAACCGTTTAGACGAACATACAGGAACGATTAATACCCCTGTTTATTTTTCCACCGCGTATCGCCATTCAGGGATCGGTGAATCTACTGGTTTTGATTATTCAAGAACGGGAAACCCAACTAGGTTAGTTTTAGAAAATGCGATTGCTGAATTAGAAGCAGGTGATCGAGGCTTTGCCTGTAGTTCAGGAATGTCTGCTATTCAAACTTTATTTTCCTTATTTAAGCAAGGCGATGAGATATTAGCATCGAGTGACTTATATGGTGGTACTTATCGACTATTTGAAAATGGATGGAAAAACTGGGGATTATCATTTTCATACGGGGATCCAAGAGATATAGAAACATTTGAACAACAAATAAATGAAAATACGAAAGCGTTGTTTATAGAAAGCCCGACCAATCCACTAATGCAAGAAGCCGATTTAAAGCAGTTAGGTCATTTAGCAAGAAAGCATAATTTACTGTTCATTGTTGATAACACTTTCTATACGCCTTTAATACAACAACCACTCAAAGAAGGAGCAGATATCGTTATACACAGTGCTTCAAAATACTTAGGAGGGCACAACGATGTCATTGCAGGTTTAATTGTTGGAAAAGGTGAAGAACTTTGCGAGCGAATTGGGTATTTCCACAATGGTATGGGAGGAATATTAAGTCCGTTTGATTCGTGGTTACTTATAAGAGGTATGAAGACGTTAACACTACGGATGGAACAACATCAAAAGAACGCAAGAGAAGTGGCGGCCTATCTTAAAGAACACCCTTCAGTGACAGATGTTCTCTATCCTGGACGTGGCGGGATGCTTTCTTTCCGCATTAAGGAAGCTAACTGGGTAAATCCATTTTTACAGCAGTTAAAATTAATTTCATTTGCAGAAAGTTTAGGTGGCGTTGAAAGCTTAATGACATATCCAACAACGCAAACCCACGCGGATATGCCAGAAGAGGTGCGTTTCGCAAATGGTGTATGTGACCGCTTATTACGTTTTTCAGTAGGTATCGAAAATAGTCAGGATCTGATTGCGGATTTAGATCAAGCATTTAATCATGTAAGTCTATAG
- the prsW gene encoding glutamic-type intramembrane protease PrsW yields MFSLITATTGPAMALFCYFYLKNDVSSQALLMIIKTFIIGALLVFPVMVIQYAFEVEGVFTTHFMVAFFEYAFTEEFFKWFLLFFFAYKHATFNKTYDGIIYGVSLSLGFASVENFFYLLANGLQTAWLRALFPVSSHALFGVIMGYYLGKAKFSKQHQTWFIILSLFLPILLHGSYDLILLTMDKYIHIMMLLFMIGLWTFSIHKVKMAN; encoded by the coding sequence TTGTTTTCGCTTATAACCGCAACTACTGGTCCTGCTATGGCTTTATTTTGCTATTTTTATTTAAAAAATGATGTAAGTTCTCAAGCGTTACTCATGATTATTAAAACATTTATCATTGGTGCGCTGTTGGTTTTTCCAGTCATGGTCATCCAATATGCGTTTGAAGTTGAAGGTGTGTTTACGACTCATTTTATGGTAGCTTTCTTTGAATATGCTTTTACAGAAGAGTTTTTCAAGTGGTTTTTGCTTTTTTTCTTTGCGTATAAGCATGCGACCTTTAACAAAACATATGATGGTATTATTTATGGGGTTTCTCTATCTTTAGGGTTTGCATCTGTTGAGAATTTTTTTTATTTACTAGCGAACGGGTTGCAAACGGCGTGGTTGAGAGCGTTATTTCCAGTAAGTAGCCATGCTTTGTTCGGGGTAATTATGGGGTATTATTTAGGAAAAGCAAAGTTTTCAAAACAACACCAGACTTGGTTTATTATACTTTCTTTATTCTTACCAATTTTACTTCATGGGAGCTATGATTTAATATTACTAACAATGGATAAATATATTCATATAATGATGCTTCTTTTTATGATTGGGCTTTGGACATTCAGTATACACAAAGTGAAAATGGCAAATTAG